The DNA segment CCTATCCGGCTCGGCCCACCCCCGAGCCGCTCGCCGTGGACGCGGTGAAGGTGGTCGCCATCGGCATCGGCGGCTGGGTCGTCGCGTCGGCGGCGGTGGTCGTCTTCCTGCCGTGGCTGACCGCCAACGGTCACGGCGCGTGGCTGTGGACGTGCCTGTGGGGCCTCGGGATCGGCCTGGTCGGGTTGGCGCTGTGCTGGCGGCGGCGCAAGCGGCTCGGCGTACGCGCCGCCGCCCGCGACACCGCCGCGGCGCGGGAGGACGGCGAGGCCGACCGGGAACTGCAGCGCTGACCGGCTCGTGGCAGCATCAGGGCCCATGAGGATCCTCGCCAAGATCGTCGTCACCGCCATCGCGCTGTGGGCGACCACGATCCTGCCCGGCATCGAGCTGAGCGGGAGCAACATCTGGGCCAACATCGGCACGCTGCTGGTGGTGGCGATCATCTTCGGCGTCGTGAACGCCGTCATCAAGCCGGTGATCAAGACGCTCGGCTGCGCCTTCTATGTGCTGACGTTAGGCCTGATCGCGCTGGTCGTGAACGCGCTGCTGTTCCTGCTGGTCGGCTGGCTGGCCGGCCTGCTGCACCTGCCGTTCACCGTGACCGGCTTCTGGACCGCCCTGCTCGGCGCCGTCATCGTGGCGGTCGTCAGCTGGGTCCTGCACCTGGTCATCCCGGACAGCATCGACAAGGGCGACACGCACTAGGACCAGGGCCGGTGCGGCTGGGTCGCCTCGCGGCGATAGGCGCAACGCGGCTCCAGCCGAACGGTATTCCGCGAAGGCAGTTGTTCATTGCGGCCCGGGGACACCGAACCGCACCGGCTGCCTCATACAACGAGACCCCCACCCCGGAGATTCCCTCCCCGACCGCCGAATTTGTTAGCCACCCCACGTAGTCGCCGGTCCGACCCGAAACTGTCGTACCCAGCTGCCAATCTGGGCCCCCACCCAAATTGGGCGGGGGGTGGGTTAGAGGCCTTGCTTTCCATTTTTGTCGCGTAAGGCCTCTCGACCCACCCCCCGCCCGTCCTGGGTGGGGGCAATTTTTCGGGTTGGGTACGACA comes from the Fodinicola acaciae genome and includes:
- a CDS encoding DUF2530 domain-containing protein, encoding MPREPAERATYPARPTPEPLAVDAVKVVAIGIGGWVVASAAVVVFLPWLTANGHGAWLWTCLWGLGIGLVGLALCWRRRKRLGVRAAARDTAAAREDGEADRELQR
- a CDS encoding phage holin family protein encodes the protein MRILAKIVVTAIALWATTILPGIELSGSNIWANIGTLLVVAIIFGVVNAVIKPVIKTLGCAFYVLTLGLIALVVNALLFLLVGWLAGLLHLPFTVTGFWTALLGAVIVAVVSWVLHLVIPDSIDKGDTH